Proteins from a single region of Methanofastidiosum sp.:
- a CDS encoding UDP-galactopyranose mutase, which translates to RHSEVLELRDGKFFFLGDEFQGRVIFTGKIDELFSYAHGRLPYRSLDLQFEGLDVEWFQEAATVNYPNDYDFTRITEFKHLHPVRSDGTVILREYPCSHDEGNDPYYPVFTGESRGMYEGYLELAGEIENLTLIGRLAEYRYYDMDDIVKRALEVFEEDIR; encoded by the coding sequence CCGGCACAGTGAGGTCCTGGAGTTAAGGGATGGTAAATTCTTCTTCCTGGGGGATGAATTCCAGGGGAGGGTCATATTCACCGGTAAAATAGATGAACTCTTCAGCTACGCCCATGGAAGGCTCCCCTACCGTTCACTTGACCTCCAATTTGAGGGACTGGATGTGGAGTGGTTCCAGGAGGCCGCCACCGTGAACTACCCCAACGATTATGACTTCACGAGGATAACCGAGTTCAAGCACCTCCACCCTGTAAGGTCCGATGGGACTGTTATACTGAGGGAGTACCCCTGCAGCCATGATGAGGGGAACGACCCCTACTACCCTGTATTCACAGGGGAATCCAGGGGGATGTATGAGGGGTACCTGGAACTTGCAGGGGAGATTGAGAACCTCACACTGATCGGCCGGCTCGCAGAGTACCGCTACTATGATATGGATGATATCGTGAAGAGGGCCCTTGAGGTGTTTGAGGAGGATATCAGATGA